The proteins below come from a single Tachysurus fulvidraco isolate hzauxx_2018 unplaced genomic scaffold, HZAU_PFXX_2.0 HiC_scaffold_99_np12, whole genome shotgun sequence genomic window:
- the LOC113643926 gene encoding cell wall protein DAN4-like, whose protein sequence is MGNGSIVTNSSLEFSDNGTIPTKSTIESILVNSTTNSSLKIVPDSISVSQVLANTTTANTTSPTTTTANTTSSTTASANTTTANTTSPTTTTATTTSSTITSANTTSSTTTSANTTTANTTTPTTPTANTTSSTTTSANTTSPTTTSANTTSTTSATTTISTTIIPTTPQNATAIFNLTFSINETFDPALANTSSSQFAKKSTYIRNQVEPLYKKEFKNFILMQIIKFRNGSTITESNLYMDSSAPNVTLTQVKDIFLSGLTNFNFSVIPDSITVNQIGNSVPPVIASSVSMMWMSLLTLLFSLALHV, encoded by the exons ATGGG CAATGGTTCAATTGTGACAAACTCCAGCCTTGAATTTAGTGACAACGGCACAATCCCAACTAAATCTACAATAGAATCCATCCTCGTTAATTCAACTACCAACTCAAGCTTGAAGATTGTTCCAGATTCTATAAGTGTCAGCCAGGTTCTTG caaacacaactacagcaaacacaacttcacccaccacaactacagcaaacacaacttcatccaccacagcttcagcaaacacaactacagctaacacaacttcacccaccacaactacagcaacCACAACTTCATCCACCataacttcagcaaacacaacttcatccaccacaacttcagcaaacacaactacagcaaacacaactacacctACCACacctacagcaaacacaacttcttccaccacaacttcagcaaacacaacttcacctaccacaacttcagcaaacacaacttcaacCACCAGTGCAACTACAACCATCTCTACAACAATCATacctacaacaccacaaaaTGCAACTGCTATTTTCAACTTGACCTTCAGCATAAATGAAACCTTTGATCCGGCACTGGCCAATACCAGCTCCTCACAGTTTGCAAAAAAATCTACATATATCCGTAATCAG GTTGAACCATTGTACaagaaagaatttaaaaacTTCATTCTCATGCAAATTATAAAGTTTAG GAATGGTTCTACTATTACAGAAAGTAACCTTTATATGGATTCTAGTGCCCCAAATGTTACTCTAACCCAAGTGAAAGACATCTTTCTCAGTGGACTCACAAACTTCAACTTTTCGGTTATTCCAGACTCCATCACAGTCAATCAGATTG GTAATTCAGTTCCACCCGTGATTGCCAGCTCAGTCTCCATGATGTGGATGTCTCTTCTAACACTTCTCTTTTCATTGGCCTTGCACGTCTAG